The Saccharothrix variisporea genome has a segment encoding these proteins:
- a CDS encoding fumarate reductase/succinate dehydrogenase flavoprotein subunit — MEIPAVSERVELSCDVLVIGGGTAGSMAAITAAEHGKSVLLLEKAHVRHSGALAMGMDGVNNAVIPGKASPEDYVAEITRANDGIVDQRTVLQTATRGFAMVQRLERYGVKFEKDADGEYHVRQVHRSGSYVLPMPEGKDVKKVLYRVMRERSMRQHIRIENRVMPVRVLVSDGRAVGAVGFNTRTGEFVTVAAGAVILATGACGRLGLPASGYLYGTYENPTNAGDGYSMAYHAGAELSGIECFQVNPLIKDYNGPACAYVGNPFGAYQVNALGERFVDCDYWSGQMMAEVAAEIASPRGPVYLRTTHLPEESVAALENILHSTERPTRGTFHSGRGHDYRTHDVEMHISEIGLCGGHSASGVWVDDHGRTTVPGLYAAGDLACVPHNYMLGAFVFGDLAGADAAVSCGSAVDLPEDQIAVAHELIYRPLRFPDGPPQAQVEYKLRRFVNDYVAPPKSGTRLELALESFERMKTEIAGMGARTPHELMRCAEVHFIRDCAEMAAHASLTRTESRWGLYHDRVDTPGRDDDSWFHHLNLRKNAAGDMEFVKRPVAPYLVPVEGFTPPPGTVEVLAGRAVTVASSVAAEDRGVVSASSGRLLELLALTDEQPDLATLAPYLADPDPAVRRSAVAVLTEAVPAGFEFALVRAMADEDAEVRAAAGAGLRELVEVVPPSEALREALAATPGAVAVEVLWALKLGDEETYARAVTDPDPAVRVAGVRGLVALRSASVLADVAADPSRELRVLVAQGLGGLRARPDVLVTLAHDPDPLVRAAALESGAGFAELEPVAAVALGDPSWRVRVGAVWAVGDPARVIAALGDENLDVRKAVVRVLARWSERAEVREALRRALADTDADVRAYARQALE, encoded by the coding sequence ATGGAGATTCCCGCGGTTTCGGAGCGGGTCGAGCTGTCCTGCGACGTGCTGGTGATCGGCGGCGGCACGGCCGGGTCCATGGCCGCCATCACCGCCGCCGAGCACGGGAAGTCCGTGCTGCTGCTGGAAAAGGCCCACGTGCGGCACTCGGGCGCGCTGGCGATGGGCATGGACGGCGTGAACAACGCCGTGATCCCCGGCAAGGCCTCGCCGGAGGACTACGTCGCCGAGATCACCCGCGCCAACGACGGGATCGTGGACCAGCGGACCGTGCTGCAGACCGCCACCCGCGGGTTCGCGATGGTGCAGCGGCTGGAGCGGTACGGCGTCAAGTTCGAGAAGGACGCCGACGGCGAGTACCACGTCCGGCAGGTGCACCGGTCCGGCTCGTACGTCCTGCCGATGCCCGAGGGCAAGGACGTCAAGAAGGTGCTGTACCGGGTGATGCGAGAACGCTCGATGCGGCAGCACATCCGCATCGAGAACCGGGTCATGCCCGTGCGGGTGCTGGTGTCGGACGGCCGGGCCGTGGGGGCGGTCGGGTTCAACACGCGCACCGGCGAGTTCGTGACCGTGGCCGCGGGCGCGGTGATCCTGGCGACCGGCGCATGTGGACGGTTGGGGTTGCCGGCCAGCGGTTATCTCTACGGCACGTACGAGAACCCGACCAACGCGGGCGACGGCTACTCGATGGCCTACCACGCCGGCGCGGAGCTGTCGGGCATCGAGTGCTTCCAGGTCAACCCGCTGATCAAGGACTACAACGGGCCGGCGTGCGCGTACGTCGGCAACCCCTTCGGCGCGTACCAGGTCAACGCGCTGGGGGAGCGGTTCGTGGACTGCGACTACTGGTCCGGGCAGATGATGGCGGAAGTCGCGGCCGAGATCGCGTCCCCGCGCGGCCCGGTGTACCTGCGGACCACGCACCTGCCCGAGGAGTCCGTGGCCGCGCTCGAGAACATCCTGCACAGCACGGAACGCCCGACGCGCGGGACGTTCCACAGCGGACGCGGCCACGACTACCGCACGCACGACGTCGAGATGCACATCTCCGAGATCGGCCTGTGCGGCGGCCACTCCGCGTCCGGCGTGTGGGTGGACGACCACGGCCGCACCACCGTGCCGGGCCTGTACGCGGCCGGCGACCTGGCCTGCGTGCCGCACAACTACATGCTCGGCGCTTTCGTGTTCGGCGACCTGGCCGGCGCGGACGCGGCGGTCTCTTGCGGTTCTGCCGTCGATCTGCCCGAAGACCAGATCGCGGTCGCGCACGAGTTGATCTACCGCCCGCTGCGCTTCCCGGACGGCCCGCCGCAGGCGCAGGTCGAGTACAAGCTGAGGCGGTTCGTGAACGACTACGTGGCCCCGCCGAAGTCCGGGACGCGGCTGGAGCTGGCGCTGGAGTCGTTCGAGCGGATGAAGACCGAGATCGCCGGGATGGGCGCGCGGACGCCGCACGAGCTGATGCGGTGCGCCGAGGTGCACTTCATCCGGGACTGCGCCGAGATGGCCGCCCACGCGTCCCTGACCCGCACCGAGAGCCGCTGGGGCCTCTACCACGACCGGGTGGACACACCGGGCCGTGACGACGACTCGTGGTTCCACCACCTCAACCTGCGCAAGAACGCCGCCGGGGACATGGAGTTCGTGAAACGCCCGGTGGCCCCGTACCTGGTCCCGGTCGAGGGCTTCACGCCGCCGCCCGGGACCGTCGAGGTGCTGGCCGGCCGGGCCGTCACGGTGGCCTCCTCGGTGGCGGCAGAGGACCGGGGTGTGGTGTCGGCGTCGTCGGGTCGGCTGCTGGAGCTGCTGGCGCTGACCGACGAGCAACCCGACCTGGCCACCCTGGCGCCGTACCTGGCCGATCCGGACCCGGCCGTGCGGCGGTCGGCGGTGGCGGTGCTGACCGAGGCCGTGCCCGCGGGGTTCGAGTTCGCGCTGGTGCGGGCGATGGCCGACGAGGACGCGGAGGTGCGGGCGGCGGCGGGTGCCGGGTTGCGGGAGCTGGTGGAGGTCGTGCCGCCGAGCGAGGCCCTGCGCGAGGCGCTGGCGGCGACCCCGGGTGCCGTGGCGGTCGAGGTGTTGTGGGCGCTGAAGCTGGGTGACGAGGAGACGTACGCGCGGGCGGTGACCGATCCCGACCCGGCGGTGCGGGTGGCCGGCGTCCGGGGCTTGGTGGCCCTGCGGTCGGCCTCCGTGTTGGCGGACGTGGCGGCGGACCCCTCGCGGGAGCTTCGCGTTCTGGTGGCGCAGGGCTTGGGCGGGCTGCGGGCACGGCCGGACGTCCTGGTCACCCTGGCCCACGACCCCGACCCGTTGGTGCGCGCGGCGGCGCTGGAGTCGGGGGCGGGGTTCGCCGAGCTGGAGCCCGTGGCGGCGGTCGCGCTGGGTGACCCGTCCTGGCGGGTGCGCGTCGGCGCGGTGTGGGCGGTCGGCGACCCGGCGCGGGTCATCGCTGCGCTGGGTGACGAGAACCTGGACGTGCGGAAGGCGGTGGTGCGGGTGTTGGCGCGGTGGTCCGAGCGCGCCGAGGTGCGGGAGGCACTCCGGCGAGCCCTGGCGGACACCGACGCGGACGTCCGCGCCTACGCTCGCCAAGCGCTCGAGTGA
- a CDS encoding ABC transporter ATP-binding protein: MSVRIEGLTVGYGRSAVLQGVDLTIDDGEIVVVAGPSGCGKSTLLRAVAGLLPITSGRVLVDGEPVRGPSRERALVFQDDGLLPWRTALRNVELPLALRGVSKVERRALARSWLDRVGLAAFEKYLPRELSGGMRQRVQLARTLAQAPKLVLMDEPFGALDAQTRAAMQGLVVEVLRETGTTTIFVTHDVDEAVLLGDRAVVLGAGEVDVEREAILAAVMG, translated from the coding sequence ATGAGCGTGCGGATCGAGGGCCTGACCGTCGGGTACGGGCGGTCGGCGGTGTTGCAGGGCGTCGACCTGACGATCGACGACGGCGAGATCGTGGTGGTGGCCGGGCCGTCCGGGTGCGGCAAGTCCACCCTGTTGCGGGCGGTGGCGGGGCTGCTGCCCATCACGTCCGGGCGGGTACTGGTGGACGGTGAGCCGGTGCGCGGGCCGTCCCGCGAGCGGGCGCTGGTCTTCCAGGACGACGGGCTGCTGCCGTGGCGCACGGCGTTGCGGAACGTCGAGCTGCCGCTGGCGTTGCGCGGAGTGTCCAAAGTGGAGCGCCGTGCGCTGGCGCGGTCGTGGCTGGACCGCGTGGGGCTGGCGGCGTTCGAGAAGTACCTGCCCCGCGAGCTGTCCGGCGGGATGCGGCAGCGCGTGCAGTTGGCGCGGACGTTGGCGCAGGCGCCCAAACTGGTGTTGATGGACGAGCCGTTCGGCGCGCTGGACGCGCAGACCCGGGCGGCGATGCAGGGTCTGGTGGTCGAGGTGCTGCGGGAGACCGGGACGACGACGATCTTCGTCACGCACGACGTGGACGAGGCCGTGCTGCTGGGCGACCGGGCCGTGGTGCTCGGCGCGGGCGAGGTCGACGTGGAGCGCGAGGCGATCCTGGCGGCGGTGATGGGCTGA
- a CDS encoding ABC transporter permease, whose translation MSGRWVLRAVSLAVGLALWQVLTVTGARVWLRFDQLPTVVEVAERFVQQVQVSEYYQDLGSSLARIGLGFLLAAVFGTALGVVVARSRVLEDLLQPLLEVVRPIPAIALVPIAILLFPTDEQGIVFITFVAAFFPILVSTRHAVRALPTIWEDAIRTMGGSRWQVLVKVVLPGTLPGVFGGLSVGMGVSWICVISAEMISGQFGVGYRTWQAYTVVDYPGVIVGMVTIGLLGWLTSSAVELLGRRATRWLPREARA comes from the coding sequence ATGTCCGGCCGGTGGGTGCTCAGAGCGGTGTCGCTCGCGGTGGGACTGGCGCTGTGGCAGGTGCTCACGGTGACCGGGGCGCGGGTGTGGCTGCGGTTCGACCAGTTGCCGACCGTGGTGGAAGTGGCCGAGCGGTTCGTGCAGCAGGTCCAGGTGTCGGAGTACTACCAGGACTTGGGCAGCAGCCTGGCGCGCATCGGCCTCGGGTTCCTGCTCGCGGCGGTCTTCGGCACGGCCCTGGGGGTCGTGGTGGCGCGGTCGCGGGTGCTGGAAGACCTGTTGCAGCCGCTGCTGGAGGTGGTGCGGCCGATCCCGGCGATCGCGCTGGTGCCGATCGCGATCCTGCTGTTCCCCACCGACGAGCAGGGGATCGTGTTCATCACGTTCGTGGCCGCGTTCTTCCCGATCCTGGTCAGCACCCGGCACGCGGTGCGGGCGCTGCCGACGATCTGGGAGGACGCGATCCGCACGATGGGCGGCAGCCGGTGGCAGGTGCTGGTCAAGGTCGTGCTGCCGGGGACGCTGCCGGGCGTGTTCGGCGGGCTGTCGGTCGGCATGGGCGTGTCCTGGATCTGCGTGATCTCGGCGGAGATGATCTCCGGCCAGTTCGGCGTCGGCTACCGGACCTGGCAGGCCTACACGGTGGTCGACTACCCCGGCGTGATCGTCGGCATGGTCACCATCGGCCTGCTGGGCTGGCTGACGTCGTCGGCGGTGGAGCTGCTGGGTCGCCGCGCCACGCGGTGGCTGCCCCGGGAGGCGCGGGCATGA
- a CDS encoding ABC transporter substrate-binding protein, with product MRKLLSILVATTAVAACGTGEASSDTVAVVIGYQSKTINTVTAGTLLRDKGFFEKRLEELGRKTGRKYEVTWQDYDTGAPITAQMIAGKIDIGSMGDFPLLINGSRTQKQGDEGTRMVSVTGYNPRGALNMVVVRPDSTAKTLADLKGQKVSASVGSAGHGTLVRALGDIGVTVENQQPSVGASALQGGGVAALSQFVAWPGQLVFDKQAKLLYDGAALNFPTLHGVVVRKPFATTQPDVLAEFLRAQLDATKFLHENPLPAAEIVAKATGLPTEVVYLYNGANGIATFDLSLKSVLRNALREDVPFLKSIGNIEELDVDRFIDDGPLKAAVGAGTEELVNPARITGTDKACGVEVSDPATAGEIWFDGEPTTVPAATPECLLKQVKQAGRKVRVAYVPDAATGTRWFAEHAHWVRVDGKLQPFTTLAEAEKRGPVLTYAQALAEA from the coding sequence ATGCGCAAGCTCCTGAGCATCCTGGTGGCGACGACAGCGGTGGCGGCGTGTGGCACGGGCGAGGCGTCCTCCGACACGGTCGCGGTCGTCATCGGCTACCAGTCCAAGACCATCAACACCGTCACCGCCGGCACCCTGTTGAGGGACAAGGGGTTCTTCGAGAAGCGCCTGGAAGAGCTGGGGCGCAAGACCGGCAGGAAGTATGAGGTCACCTGGCAGGACTACGACACCGGCGCCCCCATCACCGCGCAGATGATCGCGGGCAAGATCGACATCGGCTCGATGGGCGACTTCCCGTTGCTCATCAACGGTTCTCGCACCCAGAAGCAGGGTGACGAGGGCACCCGGATGGTGTCGGTCACCGGCTACAACCCGCGCGGTGCGCTCAACATGGTCGTGGTGCGGCCCGACTCCACCGCCAAGACGCTCGCCGACCTCAAGGGCCAGAAGGTGTCCGCCAGCGTCGGGTCCGCCGGCCACGGCACGCTGGTCCGCGCGCTCGGCGACATCGGCGTGACGGTGGAGAACCAACAGCCGTCCGTGGGCGCGTCGGCGTTGCAGGGCGGTGGGGTGGCGGCGTTGTCGCAGTTCGTGGCGTGGCCGGGGCAGCTGGTGTTCGACAAGCAGGCCAAGCTGCTCTACGACGGCGCCGCGCTCAACTTCCCGACGCTGCACGGGGTCGTGGTGCGCAAGCCGTTCGCCACCACCCAGCCCGACGTGCTCGCCGAGTTCCTGCGCGCCCAACTCGACGCGACGAAGTTCCTGCACGAGAACCCGTTGCCGGCGGCGGAGATCGTGGCCAAGGCGACCGGCTTGCCCACCGAGGTCGTCTACCTCTACAACGGGGCCAACGGCATCGCCACCTTCGACCTGTCGCTGAAGTCCGTGCTGCGCAACGCTTTGCGCGAGGACGTGCCGTTCCTGAAGTCCATCGGCAACATCGAGGAGCTGGACGTCGACCGGTTCATCGACGACGGGCCGCTCAAGGCCGCCGTGGGCGCGGGCACGGAGGAGCTGGTCAACCCGGCCCGCATCACCGGCACGGACAAGGCGTGCGGCGTCGAGGTGTCCGACCCGGCCACGGCCGGCGAGATCTGGTTCGACGGCGAGCCGACCACGGTCCCGGCGGCCACCCCCGAGTGCCTGTTGAAGCAGGTCAAGCAGGCCGGCAGGAAGGTCCGGGTGGCCTACGTCCCGGACGCCGCCACCGGCACCCGGTGGTTCGCCGAGCACGCGCACTGGGTGCGGGTGGACGGCAAGCTCCAGCCGTTCACGACGTTGGCGGAAGCCGAGAAGCGCGGTCCCGTCCTCACCTACGCGCAGGCGCTGGCGGAGGCGTGA
- a CDS encoding 4Fe-4S dicluster domain-containing protein: MALVNNRVDVPVTIDQSRCIDGCRLCVDMCPLDSLAIHPETNKAYMHVDECWYCGPCAARCPTGAVEINMPYLLR; this comes from the coding sequence ATGGCCCTGGTGAACAACCGGGTCGACGTCCCCGTGACGATCGACCAGTCCCGCTGCATCGACGGCTGCCGGCTGTGCGTGGACATGTGCCCGCTGGACTCGCTGGCCATCCACCCCGAGACCAACAAGGCCTACATGCACGTGGACGAGTGCTGGTACTGCGGCCCGTGCGCCGCGCGCTGCCCCACGGGCGCCGTCGAGATCAACATGCCCTACCTGCTGCGGTGA
- a CDS encoding GntR family transcriptional regulator — translation MSSSAPERRLRADRARQAADVIRQQVVQRAFPDGVLPDEMFLATEFSVSRNTIREALDLLREEGLIERVPGVGTVVVTEKYAHGLNHLMGLAETLHEHGEVTNDVRAAGPIKPPSPVAQRLRLGDGEQVVYVERLRRLNGLPLSLDLTYLAMDVGLPLLDEDLRHRDIFSLIEQTSGQRLGTAAVTLEAVNADLHAATVLEVPKGAALLVVERLSHFADGRPVDLEFIRMRGDRLTMRAECRRTP, via the coding sequence ATGAGCAGCAGCGCACCCGAACGGCGACTGCGCGCCGACCGGGCGCGGCAGGCCGCCGACGTGATCCGCCAGCAGGTCGTGCAACGGGCGTTCCCGGACGGCGTGCTGCCGGACGAGATGTTCCTCGCGACCGAGTTCTCGGTGTCCCGCAACACCATCCGCGAGGCCCTGGACCTGTTGCGCGAAGAGGGTCTGATCGAACGCGTGCCCGGCGTGGGCACCGTCGTCGTCACCGAGAAGTACGCGCACGGCCTGAACCACCTGATGGGCCTCGCGGAGACCTTGCACGAGCACGGCGAGGTCACCAACGACGTCCGCGCCGCCGGCCCGATCAAGCCGCCTTCCCCGGTGGCGCAACGACTCCGCCTCGGCGACGGCGAGCAGGTCGTCTACGTCGAACGCCTGCGCCGCCTCAACGGCCTGCCGCTCTCGCTGGACCTGACCTACCTGGCGATGGACGTCGGCCTGCCGCTGCTGGACGAGGACCTCCGCCACCGCGACATCTTCTCGCTCATCGAGCAGACCTCCGGCCAGCGCCTGGGCACCGCTGCCGTGACGCTCGAAGCCGTCAACGCCGACCTCCACGCGGCCACCGTGCTCGAAGTCCCCAAAGGCGCGGCCCTGCTGGTGGTCGAACGCCTGAGCCACTTCGCGGACGGTCGCCCGGTCGACCTCGAATTCATCCGCATGCGCGGCGACCGCCTGACCATGCGCGCGGAATGCCGCCGCACACCCTGA
- a CDS encoding metal ABC transporter permease: MDHFFDLPLTFELLGYGFVQQMLVAGAVLGLTAGLLGPLVVTRKMAFAVHGTAELAFTGGAAALLVGVGVGYGALAGSVVAALLLGLLSRRDSDRDSVIGAILAFGLGLGVLFLALYKGRTANKFGLLTGQIVAVGSTDMWLLIGTAAAVIAVLAFIYRPLHFSSVDAAVATARGVPVRTLSVVFFVLVGVTTALSVQIVGALLVLSLMITPAAAASRVTASPWKATVLAIVFAETAVVVGIVLSLAPGVPVSAFVTAVSFLIYLVCRAFGGARSRAARVH; encoded by the coding sequence ATGGACCACTTCTTCGACCTGCCGTTGACCTTCGAGCTGCTCGGCTACGGCTTCGTGCAGCAGATGCTGGTCGCGGGAGCTGTGCTCGGACTGACCGCGGGGCTGCTCGGGCCGCTGGTCGTGACCCGCAAGATGGCCTTCGCCGTGCACGGGACCGCCGAACTGGCGTTCACCGGCGGCGCGGCGGCGCTGCTCGTCGGCGTCGGCGTCGGGTACGGGGCGCTGGCCGGCTCGGTGGTGGCGGCGTTGCTGCTGGGCCTGCTGTCCCGGCGCGACTCCGACCGGGACTCGGTGATCGGCGCGATCCTCGCGTTCGGGCTCGGTCTGGGTGTGCTGTTCCTGGCGCTCTACAAAGGACGGACGGCCAACAAGTTCGGCTTGCTGACCGGGCAGATCGTGGCCGTCGGCTCGACCGACATGTGGTTGTTGATCGGCACGGCGGCGGCCGTGATCGCGGTGCTGGCGTTCATCTACCGGCCGCTGCACTTCTCGTCCGTGGACGCCGCCGTGGCGACCGCGCGCGGTGTGCCGGTGCGGACCCTGTCCGTGGTGTTCTTCGTGCTGGTCGGCGTGACGACCGCGTTGAGCGTGCAGATCGTCGGCGCGCTCCTGGTGCTGTCGTTGATGATCACGCCGGCCGCCGCCGCGTCCCGGGTCACCGCCTCGCCGTGGAAGGCGACCGTCCTGGCGATCGTGTTCGCCGAGACCGCCGTCGTGGTGGGGATCGTGCTGTCGCTCGCGCCCGGCGTGCCGGTGAGCGCGTTCGTCACGGCGGTGTCCTTCCTGATATACCTCGTATGCCGAGCTTTCGGGGGTGCCCGGAGCCGCGCGGCCCGTGTCCACTAG
- a CDS encoding metal ABC transporter ATP-binding protein has protein sequence MTDRSVRSAVALRGARLSYGDRVLWDGLDLDVAPGEFVAVLGPNGSGKTSLMRVLLGLQPLSGGTVEVAGGNRRIGYIPQQRALDPSLSLRGRDLVGFGLDGHEWGTGLRGRKARRARVDAALESVGATRYADEPVGLLSGGEQQRLRVAQALVGDPEVLLCDEPLLSLDLAHQRVVSDLIDARRRAAGTAVLFVTHEINPVLPLVDRVLYLVEGRFRIGTPAEVMTSATLSQLYRTNVEVVRVRDQIHVVGAQHVCEDEPHHVADEG, from the coding sequence GTGACGGACAGGTCCGTGCGCAGTGCGGTCGCCCTGCGTGGCGCGAGGCTGTCCTACGGCGACCGCGTGCTGTGGGACGGCCTGGACCTGGACGTCGCCCCGGGCGAGTTCGTGGCCGTGCTCGGCCCCAACGGGTCGGGCAAGACCAGCCTCATGCGGGTCCTGCTGGGACTCCAACCGCTGTCCGGGGGCACGGTGGAGGTCGCGGGCGGGAACCGGCGCATCGGGTACATCCCGCAGCAGCGGGCGTTGGACCCGAGCCTGAGCCTGCGCGGCCGGGACCTGGTCGGGTTCGGGCTCGACGGCCACGAGTGGGGCACCGGGCTGCGGGGGCGCAAGGCGCGTCGGGCGCGGGTGGACGCGGCCCTGGAGTCGGTGGGCGCGACCCGGTACGCCGACGAGCCGGTGGGGCTGCTGTCGGGTGGCGAGCAGCAGCGCCTGCGCGTCGCCCAAGCCCTGGTCGGCGACCCCGAGGTCCTGTTGTGCGACGAGCCGCTGCTCTCGCTCGACCTCGCCCACCAGCGGGTGGTCAGCGACCTGATCGACGCGCGCCGCCGCGCCGCCGGCACGGCCGTCCTGTTCGTCACCCACGAGATCAACCCGGTCCTGCCGCTGGTCGACCGGGTGCTGTACCTGGTCGAGGGCCGGTTCCGGATCGGCACCCCGGCCGAGGTGATGACCTCGGCCACGCTGTCGCAGCTGTACCGCACGAACGTCGAGGTGGTCCGCGTGCGCGACCAGATCCACGTGGTCGGCGCGCAGCACGTGTGCGAGGACGAGCCGCACCACGTGGCGGATGAGGGCTGA
- a CDS encoding metal ABC transporter solute-binding protein, Zn/Mn family, producing the protein MTVRNALLGAVAAVTAVALAACGNGEAPAGADGKIKVVASTNVWGSVVKAVGGDAVEVTSIINDPSGDPHSYESKPSDVTAVRDAKLVIFNGGGYDNFFATLLGPETESAKKIETFPLSGKADGHDDHGSETTATSEPADGHDHEVNEHVWYDLDTVRKVADQAAADLSAIAPDKKATFEANAAEFGQKVEELHSRLDGVGKGKKVLETEPVAHYLLDTADVEDVTPESFANAVEAESDIPAAAIAEVTGLVEGKQVTALVNNTQTENTAVKGLVDKAKQAGVPVVEVTETLPEGVTGYLEWMTKQVDALEKALRG; encoded by the coding sequence ATGACTGTCCGTAACGCGTTGCTCGGTGCGGTGGCCGCCGTGACCGCCGTGGCCCTGGCCGCCTGCGGCAACGGCGAAGCGCCCGCCGGTGCCGATGGCAAGATCAAGGTCGTCGCCTCCACCAACGTGTGGGGCAGCGTGGTCAAGGCGGTCGGTGGCGACGCCGTCGAGGTCACCTCGATCATCAACGACCCCTCCGGCGACCCGCACTCCTACGAGAGCAAGCCGTCCGACGTGACCGCGGTCCGGGACGCCAAGCTGGTCATCTTCAACGGCGGCGGGTACGACAACTTCTTCGCCACGCTGCTCGGGCCCGAGACCGAGTCGGCCAAGAAGATCGAGACCTTCCCGCTGTCGGGCAAGGCCGACGGGCACGACGACCACGGCTCGGAGACGACCGCGACCAGTGAGCCCGCCGACGGGCACGACCACGAGGTGAACGAGCACGTCTGGTACGACCTGGACACCGTCCGCAAGGTCGCCGACCAGGCCGCCGCCGACCTGTCGGCCATCGCGCCGGACAAGAAGGCGACCTTCGAGGCCAACGCGGCCGAGTTCGGTCAGAAGGTCGAGGAGCTGCACAGCCGCCTCGACGGGGTGGGCAAGGGCAAGAAGGTGCTGGAGACCGAGCCGGTCGCGCACTACCTGCTGGACACCGCCGACGTCGAGGACGTGACGCCCGAGTCGTTCGCCAACGCGGTCGAGGCCGAGAGCGACATCCCGGCCGCCGCGATCGCCGAGGTCACCGGCCTGGTCGAGGGCAAGCAGGTCACCGCGCTGGTCAACAACACCCAGACCGAGAACACCGCCGTGAAGGGCCTGGTCGACAAGGCCAAGCAGGCGGGCGTGCCGGTCGTGGAGGTCACCGAGACGTTGCCCGAGGGCGTCACCGGTTACCTTGAGTGGATGACGAAGCAGGTCGACGCGTTGGAGAAGGCGCTGCGCGGATGA
- a CDS encoding ABC transporter ATP-binding protein, producing the protein MAEVAYVKASRVFSGNPPVRAVDELSLDVADGEFLVLVGPSGSGKSTALRMLAGLEDVDEGAIKIGGKDVTNVPPKGRDIAMVFQSYALYPHMTVAENMGFALKLRGVNKAEIKNKVAEAAKMLDLTKYLDRKPKALSGGQRQRVAMGRAIVREPSVFLMDEPLSNLDAKLRVETRANIAALQQRLGTTTIYVTHDQVEAMTMGHRVAVLKDGLLQQCDTPRALYDKPANAFVAGFIGSPAMNLKTVPLTAEGAKLDGVVVPLERRALDKAAGEGLSEVTFGIRPESLALVSSQDHGMDMVVELVEELGADALVHGAVRIGDSSERFVVRVDGRTPPTLGQTVKVAVRDATEIHLFHPESGSRLTD; encoded by the coding sequence ATGGCTGAGGTCGCGTACGTCAAGGCTTCGCGGGTGTTCTCCGGCAACCCGCCGGTCCGCGCGGTGGACGAGCTGTCGCTCGACGTCGCCGACGGGGAGTTCCTCGTGCTGGTCGGGCCCTCGGGTTCGGGCAAGTCGACGGCGTTGCGGATGCTCGCCGGGCTCGAGGACGTCGACGAAGGGGCCATCAAGATCGGCGGCAAGGACGTCACCAACGTCCCGCCGAAGGGCCGTGACATCGCGATGGTGTTCCAGTCCTACGCGCTCTACCCGCACATGACCGTCGCCGAGAACATGGGCTTCGCCCTCAAGCTGCGCGGCGTGAACAAGGCCGAGATCAAGAACAAGGTCGCCGAGGCGGCCAAGATGCTCGACCTCACCAAGTACCTCGACCGGAAGCCGAAGGCGCTCTCCGGTGGTCAGCGGCAGCGTGTGGCGATGGGGCGTGCCATCGTGCGCGAGCCCTCCGTGTTCCTCATGGACGAGCCGCTGTCCAACCTCGACGCCAAGCTGCGTGTCGAGACGCGTGCGAACATCGCCGCTCTCCAGCAGCGCCTGGGCACCACGACCATCTACGTCACGCACGACCAGGTCGAGGCCATGACGATGGGCCACCGGGTCGCCGTGCTCAAGGACGGCCTGCTCCAGCAGTGCGACACCCCGCGCGCCCTGTACGACAAGCCGGCCAACGCGTTCGTCGCCGGGTTCATCGGGTCGCCGGCCATGAACCTCAAGACCGTCCCGCTGACCGCCGAGGGCGCCAAGCTCGACGGCGTGGTCGTCCCGCTGGAGCGCCGGGCCCTGGACAAGGCCGCCGGTGAGGGGCTGTCCGAGGTCACCTTCGGCATCCGGCCCGAGTCGCTGGCGCTGGTGTCCTCGCAGGACCACGGCATGGACATGGTGGTCGAGCTGGTCGAGGAGTTGGGTGCGGACGCGCTGGTGCACGGTGCGGTCCGGATCGGTGACTCCTCGGAGCGGTTCGTCGTGCGCGTCGACGGCCGGACCCCGCCGACCCTGGGCCAGACCGTGAAGGTCGCCGTGCGGGACGCCACCGAGATCCACCTGTTCCACCCGGAGTCGGGTTCGCGTCTGACGGACTGA